GGTCCTCGGGTGCGGTGTGCAGGTAGTAGCGCTGGAGGAACGCGAGGAGGTGGTCCCGGTCAGGGCGCTCCCCGCTGTCGGCCCCAGTCGGAAGTCGCCCCCCGCCCGGGCTGTGCTCAGCTACCCGGGCCGCCCTTTCGAGCAGCTCGGCCTTGGCTTCGTCCAGCTTGGTCTGCATGTCCTCTGGCTCCTGTCGCGCGCCGTTGCGTGACGTAGGTGGAAAAAATGGCACAGCGCCGCGACACGGGGTCTCCGCTCGGGGTCGGCGCTGCGCCGGGATGAGAGATGTCCGGACCCTGGCCGGCCCGTGTGGGCGTCCGGCCCGAGAGGTGACCGTGCGGGCCCCGGCCGAACCCGGGTGCGCAGGGAAGATCAGCTCGCACCCGGCCGCTGTGGCGTCCCGGGCGCGGTCCCCCAGCTGCCGCTGAGCGGCGCCTCCAGAGGGCTTCGCTGCCCCCTCGGCGTATCGCGCTGATCACGCGTCCAAGGCTATCGCTCCCCACCCCTGAGCCGTCATGAGCCGTATGTGTACAAAAGCGGGGCCGGAAGTTTGACACTCTGGACAGCGACACGCGCCCTCTTGGCAAACAGCCGCGCGCGCGGCAGGTTGGCCCTGGAAGGGCCAAGGCCGACAAATCCATACAGGGGAGCAGAAGCCATGAACGTGAAGATCCTGATCGTCACCGGCGACGCGGCGGAGTCCCTGGAGGTCCTCTACCCGTACCAGCGGCTGCGCGAGGAGGGCTACGAGGTCCATGTCGCGGCCCCCGCGCGCAAGAAGCTCCAGTTCGTCGTCCACGACTTCGAACCGGGTTTCGACACGTACACCGAGAAGCCCGGCTACACCTGGCCGGCCGACCTGGCGTTCTCGGAGGTCGACCCCGGGGACTACGCCGCGATCGTCATTCCGGGCGGGCGGGCCCCCGAGTACCTCCGCAACGACCCGGAGCTCCGCAAGATCCTCAAGTCCTTCTTCGACGCGGACAAGCCCGTGGCGCAGATCTGCCACGGTCCGCTGCTGACGGCGGCCACGGGCAGCCTCACCGGCCGCAGGGTGACGTCGTACCCGGCGCTGGAACTCGACATGCAGGCGGCGGGCGCGTCCTTCCAGGACACCGAGGCGGTCGTGGACGGCACCCTGGTCTCCTCCCGGGCCTGGCCCGACCACCCGGCCTGGATGCGCGAGTTCCTCCGGGTGCTGCGGGCGAAGGCACCACTGGGCTGAAGGCGCCACTGGGCTGAAGGCACCGCCGGGGCAGTGAGCCGGGGCGGCTCCGGGGCGAAGCGCTCCGGGTGCCGAAGCACTCTGAACCGGAGACAGCTCCGAGCCGACGGCACCGACGGGCCGGGCGTACTGCCCTTGCCGGGTCGGGGCCGCGGCAGGCGGACGGTACGCCGCTCGCCCCGGCGCGGGCGGGCGGTGCCGACGCCGCGGGGCGATGCCGGGATCGCGGGATGCGGGATGCGGGATGCGGGGAGGGTCCACGGCGCGGCGCCGTGGGGAGAGGACCGGCGGCGCGGGAAACGCGCCCGGACACCCTGCGGCTACCCCACCAGTTCCTCGGCCACCTCGACCGCCTCCGCGAGGCTGTCGACGACCGGCACCCCCGCGGCCCGCAGGCTCGCCCTGCTGTGCGAGCCCCCGGTGTACAGCACCGCCTTCGCTCCTACGTGCGCGGCCGCGAGCGCGTCGTCCGCCGCGTCGCCGACGACCACGATCCGCTCCGGCGGCACGTTCTCCATCGCGGCCAGATGCCGCACCATGTGCTCCGCCTTGCCCGTGTGGGAGGCTCCGACTCGTCCGTCCACCCGCACGAAGTGCTCCTCGATCCCATGGCGCCGCACGACGGGGACCAGGTTCTCGTGCGGGGCGAGGGACAGCAGCGACTGCGTACGTCCCGCAGCCCGGCGTGCGGCGAGCAGTTCCGCCGCCCCGGCCGTGAGCAGGCAGGCCTCGGCCAGCCGCCAGTAGTGCCGGTGGAAGACCTCGTCCATGGCCGCCCACTCCTCGTCCGTGGGCAGCCGGCCCATGAGGCGCTCGTAGAACCGCGGCACGGGCACGCAGTACAGCTCGCGGTAGCGCTCCAGCGTGATCGGCCCGAGCCCGATCTCCGCGAACGACGCGTTCGTCGCCTCGATGACCGTGTGGATGTCGTCGAGGAGTGTGCCGTTCCAGTCCCAGACCACGTGCGCGCTGTGCTTCCCCATGACAGGCAACGGTACCGTCCGGGTCCGACACGCCGCCGTGCGCGGGCGGCGCGGAGGGTGCCGGAGCGGCCGGGGTGCCGGGCCCGCCGGACGGCGGGACTCCGCGGCGCCGGCGGGTGAAGCCCGGGTGCCGGATGCCGGGTGCCGACCGCGACGTGCCGGGTGCCGGGTGCCGACCGCGGCGTGCGGATGCCGGTCGGGTCTCAGCCGACGAGGCCGGGGATCTCCTGCACCCCGTACCAGAGCAGTTCGTGGTCCTCCGCCCCGTCCACGATGAACTGCGCGTCGTCGTCCCCGTGGTCCGCCGCCCCCAGCGCGTCCGCCGCGGCGGCCACGTCCCCCTCCGCCTCCCCGGAGTCGACGTGCACCGACGCCGCCTTCTCCAGCGGAACCGCGGTCGCGATCCGCACCTCGCCGAGGGACGCCGCCCCCAGCCCCGCCGCGGGGTCCGCGGTCGCGGCGCCGTCCGGGACGTCGACGGCCACCACGACCCGGCGCCGCGGCACATCGGGGTCACCGGCCAGCGACCGCAGCGACGCCGCCGCGGCGCGGTTCAGCGCGGCGTACTCGAGTTCCTCGAGATCGTCGGAGACGTACCACTCGCGCAGCGCGGGGGTCACCGCGTAGGCGGTCAGCGGGCCGGGGCCGATCTCGCCTGTCTTGTGCGCCTCTGCGAGACCGGGGATGGTCAGGGGAACGTAGACGCGCATGGTCGCCGCTTTCGTCGTCGGGTGAGCACCCAAGGATACGTGCGAAGTACTCTTTCGGGCTGCCCCGCGACCCCTGCACGGCGTCGTCCCCGGATGACCGGGAGTGCTTCCGAGCCGCGCCGTTCCGGGCCCCTGAGCCCGCCGCTCACCCTGATAGGTGAACCCGGGCGACCCCGCCGCGCAGCGCGGAGGTGGTTGCGGCCGCCGCCCCCCGGCCCGTACAAGATCCCCACCACGAAGTTACTTGCGAGTACGAAGGGGCGACCGCGATGCAGCACACCTCGGCAAGGACGGGGACGAGGCCCGGGGACCGTCACGACAGCCGCGCTCCGGGCCGCGCACCGCGTCGGCACGGGGCGGAGCGCGCCACGGGCGCCTCGGCCGGCAGCCGCTCCCGGCTGCCCCGCTACTGGTTCGCTGAACGCCTGCTCTCGGTCCTCAGCGGCCATCGACCCGTCCACTGGATGCTCGGCCACACCATCGGCCACGCCTACGAGCAGCTCGTCCGCCTCGCCCCCGGCGCCCCGCTCAGCACGAACGGGCTGCGCCCCGTCCTCCGCCACTGCGACGAGTACGTACCGCAGCCGGGCGTCATCGAGGCCTTCGCCCGGATCACCGCGGGCGACCGGGTACGCGCCATGGCCTTCCGCCTCGAACAGGGACCCGATCTCCGCTGGCGCTGCGCGGCCGTGGAACTCGGCGGAGAACGCCTGATGGCCGGGACGTGACCGGCGGCCTTCCCCGCCCGCCCCACGACGCCGACCACCGGGGACCGGCCGGCGAACGGCCGTGGGGCCGGACGCCCTCCGGCATCCGGCCCCACGACGGCCCCTCGGGCCTCACTCCCGCGGTGTCACTTCTTGCGGCGGCGTCCCGCGCCCTTCTGGGCCTTGCGGCGCTCCGCCCGCGTCATGCCGTCGGACTCGGAGCGGGCCGCCTCGCCGTGGGCGAAGTCGCCTTCGACGATGCCGCCCTCACCGTCGACCGTCGGCGCCGAGAAGTGCAGCCGGTCCGGACGCTGCGGGGCGTCCAGGCCCTTCGCGCGGATCTCGGGGCGGCCGGCGCCGGCGGGCACCGCGTCCTCCTTGGTCAGCGAGGTCTTCTCCGCGGAGTCCTGGACGGGGATCTCCTCGACCTGCTGCTCGACCTGGACCTCCAGATTGAACAGGTAGCCGACGGACTCCTCCTTGATGCCGTCCATCATCGCGGTGAACATGTCGAAGCCCTCGCGCTGGTACTCCACGAGCGGGTCCTTCTGCGCCATCGCGCGCAGGCCGATGCCCTCCTGGAGGTAGTCCATCTCGTAGAGGTGCTCGCGCCACTTGCGGTCCAGGACGGACAGCA
The Streptomyces tirandamycinicus DNA segment above includes these coding regions:
- a CDS encoding DJ-1/PfpI family protein, yielding MNVKILIVTGDAAESLEVLYPYQRLREEGYEVHVAAPARKKLQFVVHDFEPGFDTYTEKPGYTWPADLAFSEVDPGDYAAIVIPGGRAPEYLRNDPELRKILKSFFDADKPVAQICHGPLLTAATGSLTGRRVTSYPALELDMQAAGASFQDTEAVVDGTLVSSRAWPDHPAWMREFLRVLRAKAPLG
- a CDS encoding HAD family hydrolase yields the protein MGKHSAHVVWDWNGTLLDDIHTVIEATNASFAEIGLGPITLERYRELYCVPVPRFYERLMGRLPTDEEWAAMDEVFHRHYWRLAEACLLTAGAAELLAARRAAGRTQSLLSLAPHENLVPVVRRHGIEEHFVRVDGRVGASHTGKAEHMVRHLAAMENVPPERIVVVGDAADDALAAAHVGAKAVLYTGGSHSRASLRAAGVPVVDSLAEAVEVAEELVG
- a CDS encoding DUF6912 family protein, whose product is MRVYVPLTIPGLAEAHKTGEIGPGPLTAYAVTPALREWYVSDDLEELEYAALNRAAAASLRSLAGDPDVPRRRVVVAVDVPDGAATADPAAGLGAASLGEVRIATAVPLEKAASVHVDSGEAEGDVAAAADALGAADHGDDDAQFIVDGAEDHELLWYGVQEIPGLVG
- a CDS encoding Rv3235 family protein, yielding MQHTSARTGTRPGDRHDSRAPGRAPRRHGAERATGASAGSRSRLPRYWFAERLLSVLSGHRPVHWMLGHTIGHAYEQLVRLAPGAPLSTNGLRPVLRHCDEYVPQPGVIEAFARITAGDRVRAMAFRLEQGPDLRWRCAAVELGGERLMAGT